The Triticum aestivum cultivar Chinese Spring chromosome 3A, IWGSC CS RefSeq v2.1, whole genome shotgun sequence genome includes a region encoding these proteins:
- the LOC123061864 gene encoding glutamate synthase 1 [NADH], chloroplastic isoform X2, whose translation MRVLGHNGEINTLKGNKNWMKAREGLLECEKLGLSQDEMSKILPIVDATSSDSGAFDGVLELLIRGGRSLPEAVMMMIPEAWQNDVNMEPDKKALYEFLSALMEPWDGPALISFTDGRYLGATLDRNGLRPGRFYVTHSGRVVMGSEVGVVDIPAQDVLRKGRLNPGMMLLVDFDNHTVVDDEALKAQYSKAHPYGEWLKRQKMYLKDIVESVPETDRVAPSISGSITQTNENKECVGINAIVTPLKAFGYTLEALEMLLLPMAKDGVEALGSMGNDAPLAVMSNREKLTFEYFKQMFAQVTNPPIDPIREKIVTSMECMIGPEGDLLEITEKQCNRLALKGPLVSMDEMESIKKMNYRGWRSKVLDITYPKNSGRKGLEETLDRICAEAREAIREGYKILVLSDRGFSSDRVAVSSLLAVGAVHQHLVANLERTRVGLLVESAEPREVHHFCTLVGFGADAICPYLAIEAIWCLQTDGKIPPTDSKEELVKKYFYASIYGMMKVLAKMGISTLASYKGAQIFEALGLSSEVIHKCFEGTPSRIEGATFEMLARDALRLHELAFPSRTPPPGSADAKALPNPGDYHWRKNGEVHLNDPLAMGKLQEAAKVNSREAYKEYSKRIQELNKACNLRGMLKFIDSTSKISLDEVEPASEIVKRFCTGAMSYGSISLEAHTALAVAMNKLGGKSNTGEGGEQPSRMEPLPDGSMNPKRSAIKQVASGRFGVSSYYLTNADELQIKMAQGAKPGEGGELPGHKVIGDIAVTRHSTAGVGLISPPPHHDIYSIEDLAQLIHDLKNSNPQARISVKLVSEAGVGVVASGVVKGHADHVLISGHDGGTGASRWTGIKNAGLPWELGLAETHQTLVANGLRGRAVLQTDGQLKTGRDVAVACLLGAEEFGFSTAPLITLGCIMMRKCHTNTCPVGIATQDPVLREKFAGEPEHVINFFFMLAEELREIMAQLGLRTINEMVGRSDMLEVDPEVVKSNEKLENIDLSLILKPAAEIRPGAAQYCVEKQDHGLDMALDNKLIALSRAALEKEVRVFIETPIKNTNRAVGTTLSHEVTKRYHMKGLDPGTIHVKLTGSAGQSFGAFLCPGITLELEGDSNDYVGKGLSGGKIVVYPPRNSTFSAEDNIVIGNVALYGATKGEAYFNGMAAERFCVRNSGARTVVEGIGDHGCEYMTGGTVVILGKTGRNFAAGMSGGIAYVYDVDGTFSARCNNELVDLYHVEEEDDVTTLKMMIEQHRLHTESVLAKDILSKFDSLLPKFVKVYPRDYKRVLEEMKAEKAAARPTKEPKVANGVSVTTKKIQTEKSSSRPTRVANAKKYRGFVTYEREGVSYRDPIERVKDWNEVAIESVPGPLLNTQSARCMDCGTPFCHQESSGAGCPLGNKIPEFNELVHQNRWREALDRLLETNNFPEFTGRVCPAPCEGSCVLGIIENPVSIKSIECSIIDKGFEEGWMVPRPPLQRTGKKIAIVGSGPAGLAAADQLNKMGHFVTVFERSDRIGGLMMYGVPNMKTDKIGVVQRRVNLMAEEGVTFVVNANVGSDPLYSIERLRSENNAVILACGATKPRDLSIPGRELAGVHFAMEFLHANTKSLLDSNLEDGRYISAQGKKVVVIGGGDTGTDCIGTSVRHGCSSIVNLELLTKPPSKRAADNPWPQWPRVFRVDYGHQEASTKFGNDPRTYEVLTKRFIGDENGKLKALEVVRVKWEKVDGRFQFKEIEGSQEIIEADLVLLAMGFLGPEENIADKLGLEKDNRSNFKAQFGHFGTSVDGVFAAGDCRRGQSLVVWAITEGREAAAAVDKYLSRDEQNVAGLT comes from the exons ATGCGTGTCTTAGGCCACAATGGAGAGATCAATACTCTCAAAGGGAACAAAAACTG GATGAAAGCTCGTGAGGGTCTCTTGGAGTGTGAGAAGCTTGGCCTATCACAGGATGAAATGTCAAAAATTCTTCCAATAGTGGATGCCACTTCTTCAGATTCAG GTGCATTTGATGGTGTTCTGGAGCTCCTTATCCGTGGTGGAAGAAGCCTGCCAGAAGCTGTGATGATGATGATCCCTGAGGCGTGGCAGAATGATGTAAACATGGAACCTGATAAGAAAGCTCTGTACGAGTTCTTGTCAGCCCTTATGGAGCCTTGGGATGGACCTGCTCTCATATCTT TTACCGACGGCCGCTACCTTGGAGCTACCCTGGATCGCAATGGCCTTAGGCCTGGTCGATTTTATGTGACCCACAGTGGACGTGTGGTCATGGGTAGTGAAGTTGGTGTTGTGGATATTCCTGCCCAAGATGTGTTGAGGAAGGGTCGGCTCAACCCTGGAATGATGTTACTCGTTGACTTCGACAACCATACtgtagtagatgatgaagcactcaaggcacagtACTCTAAAGCTCACCCGTATGGAGAATGGCTCAAGCGACAAAAGATGTACCTCAAAGACATTGTAGAATCTGTCCCAGAAACTGACAGAGTTGCTCCAAGCATTTCTGGTTCTATTACG CAAACAAATGAGAACAAGGAATGTGTAGGCATCAATGCAATTGTGACTCCACTAAAGGCGTTTGG GTACACATTGGAAGCCCTAGAAATGTTGCTGCTGCCAATGGCGAAAGATGGAGTGGAAGCTCTTGGATCAATGGGAAATGATGCACCCCTAGCAGTGATGTCAAACAGAGAGAAGCTGACTTTTGAGTACTTCAAGCAGATGTTTGCACAAGTAACAAACCCTCCAATCGATCCAATTAGGGAGAAGATTGTTACATCTATGGAATGTATGATTGGGCCAGAAGGAGATTTGCTGGAAATAACCGAAAAGCAATGCAACCGCCTTGCACTTAAAGGTCCTTTGGTGTCAATGGATGAAATGGAATCTATCAAGAAGATGAACTACCGTGGTTGGCGCAGCAAGGTGCTCGACATAACTTATCCGAAGAATTCTGGAAGGAAGGGCTTGGAAGAAACTTTGGATAGAATTTGTGCTGAAGCCCGGGAAGCTATACGCGAGGGATACAAAATTTTAGTTCTTTCAGACAGAG GATTTTCTTCAGATCGTGTTGCTGTCAGTTCCCTCTTAGCAGTTGGAGCAGTACATCAACACCTTGTTGCAAATCTTGAGAGGACACGTGTAGGATTATTGGTTGAGTCTGCTGAACCTCGTGAAGTGCACCATTTCTGTACACTCGTTGGATTTGGTGCAGATGCTATATGCCCTTATTTGGCCATTGAAGCAATTTGGTGCTTGCAGACTGATGGGAAGATTCCTCCTACCGACTCAAAGGAGGAACTTGTCAAAAAATACTTTTATGCTTCCATCTATGGAATGATGAAGGTTCTTGCAAAGATGGGAATATCCACCCTTGCATCTTACAAAGGGGCACAGATTTTTGAAGCTCTTGGACTTTCTTCTGAAGTGATTCACAAGTGTTTTGAAGGCACTCCTAGCAGAATTGAGGGTGCAACGTTCGAAATGCTTGCACGTGATGCTCTCCGTCTTCACGAGTTGGCCTTCCCATCAAGAACACCTCCGCCTGGCAGTGCAGATGCAAAAGCCCTTCCCAATCCAGGGGATTACCACTGGAGGAAAAATGGTGAAGTCCACCTAAATGATCCTCTTGCAATGGGAAAATTACAAGAAGCAGCTAAAGTAAACAGCCGGGAAGCATACAAAGAATATTCTAAGCGAATTCAAGAGCTTAACAAGGCGTGCAATCTGCGTGGTATGCTGAAATTTATAGATAGCACTAGCAAGATTTCTTTGGATGAGGTTGAACCTGCAAGTGAGATAGTGAAACGCTTTTGTACTGGAGCAATGAGTTATGGTTCTATTTCGTTGGAGGCACATACTGCCCTTGCCGTGGCCATGAACAAACTGGGAGGCAAATCTAACACAG GGGAGGGAGGGGAGCAGCCTTCTCGTATGGAACCTCTTCCTGATGGTTCGATGAATCCAAAACGAAGTGCAATCAAGCAAGTTGCCAGTGGACGATTTGGAGTTTCCAGCTATTATCTGACTAATGCAGATGAGCTGCAGATAAAAATGGCTCAG GGTGCTAAGCCTGGTGAGGGGGGTGAGCTTCCAGGTCACAAGGTTATCGGTGACATTGCAGTTACCAGACATTCTACAGCTGGTGTTGGGCTTATTAGTCCACCTCCTCACCATGATATATATTCTATCGAGGATCTTGCACAGCTTATCCACGACCTTAAG AACTCAAATCCTCAAGCTCGAATCAGCGTGAAGCTAGTGTCTGAGGCTGGTGTCGGAGTTGTAGCTAGCGGTGTTGTAAAAGGACACGCAGACCATGTTCTTATTTCTGGCCATGACGGTGGCACCGGTGCATCAAGATGGACAGGTATCAAGAATGCTGGACTTCCATGGGAACTAGGATTGGCTGAGACACATCAAACTTTAGTGGCAAATGGGCTTCGTGGTCGAGCTGTCCTACAAACAGATGGCCAGTTAAAAACTGGTAGAGATGTTGCTGTGGCGTGCTTACTTGGTGCAGAGGAATTTGGTTTCAGCACTGCTCCACTGATCACACTTGGCTGCATTATGATGCGGAAGTGTCATACCAATACTTGCCCTGTTGGTATAGCCACTCAAGATCCAGTGCTCCGAGAAAAATTTGCTGGAGAGCCAGAGCATGTCATTAACTTTTTCTTCATGCTTGCTGAGGAGCTAAGAGAAATTATGGCTCAGCTTGGCCTCCGTACAATTAATGAAATGGTTGGACGCTCTGATATGCTTGAAGTTGATCCAGAAGTAGTTAAGAGCAATGAGAAACTTGAGAATATTGATCTCTCATTGATCTTAAAACCAGCTGCAGAGATTCGTCCTGGGGCTGCTCAGTACTGTGTTGAAAAGCAAGACCATGGCCTTGACATGGCTTTGGATAACAAACTTATAGCTTTATCAAGGGCTGCACTTGAAAAGGAAGTTCGTGTTTTCATTGAGACTCCAATCAAGAACACTAATCGGGCAGTAGGCACTACACTTAGCCATGAAGTCACAAAACGTTATCACATGAAGGGATTAGATCCTGGAACCATTCATGTGAAACTCACTGGAAGTGCTGGTCAGAGTTTTGGTGCTTTTCTCTGTCCTGGAATAACCCTTGAGCTTGAAGGAGACAGCAATGATTACGTTGGCAAAGGATTATCTGGTGGAAAGATTGTTGTGTACCCACCCAGGAACAGTACATTTAGTGCAGAAGACAATATTGTCATTGGTAATGTGGCCCTGTATGGTGCTACCAAGGGAGAAGCATATTTCAATGGAATGGCAGCAGAAAGGTTTTGTGTTCGTAATTCTGGTGCTCGAACAGTGGTTGAAGGAATTGGTGATCATGGATGCGAGTACATGACAGGGGGTACTGTAGTCATCCTTGGTAAAACAGGAAGAAATTTTGCTGCTGGGATGAGTGGAGGTATCGCTTATGTTTATGATGTTGATGGGACATTCAGTGCCCGCTGTAACAATGAGTTGGTTGATCTATATCAtgtggaggaagaggatgatgtaACCACTTTGAAAATGATGATAGAGCAACATCGACTTCACACAGAGAGTGTCCTGGCCAAAGACATACTCTCTAAATTTGACAGTCTTCTTCCAAAATTTGTAAAAGTATATCCAAGGGATTATAAGAGGGTTCTAGAAGAAATGAAGGCAGAAAAAGCTGCAGCTAGGCCTACAAAGGAACCTAAGGTGGCAAATGGTGTTTCTGTGACAACTAAG AAAATacaaacagagaagtcatccagcCGACCAACACGTGTTGCCAACGCCAAAAAGTACCGGGGTTTTGTAACATATGAGCGAGAGGGTGTTTCTTACCGTGATCCAATTGAGCGTGTTAAAGATTGGAACGAGGTTGCCATTGAATCAGTTCCAGGGCCACTGTTAAACACACAGTCTGCTCGTTGTATGGATTGTGGCACTCCTTTCTGTCATCAG GAAAGCTCAGGTGCTGGCTGTCCTCTTGGAAATAAGATCCCAGAGTTCAATGAATTAGTTCACCAGAATAGATGGCGTGAAGCATTGGATCGCCTACTAGAGACAAACAACTTCCCTGAATTTACTGGACGTGTGTGCCCTGCTCCCTGTGAGGGTTCTTGTGTTCTTGGCATTATTGAGAACCCAGTATCAATCAAAAGCATAGAATGCTCAATTATAGACAAAGGTTTTGAAGAGGGATGGATGGTACCACGACCACCACTTCAAAGAACAGG AAAGAAAATCGCTATAGTTGGCAGTGGTCCTGCTGGTTTGGCTGCCGCTGATCAACTAAATAAAATGGGCCATTTTGTAACTGTATTTGAACGTTCGGATCGTATAGGAGGTCTTATGATGTATGGAGTACCAAACATGAAGACAGACAAGATTGGTGTTGTTCAACGTCGTGTCAATTTAATGGCCGAAGAGGGTGTAACATTTGTGGTGAATGCTAATGTTGGGAGTGATCCTTTGTACTCAATTGAACGTCTCCGTTCTGAGAACAATGCAGTTATTTTGGCTTGTGGAGCTACAAAACCAAG GGACCTCAGTATTCCTGGCCGTGAGCTAGCTGGAGTTCATTTTGCCATGGAATTTCTCCACGCAAATACCAAAAGCTTGCTTGATAGCAACTTGGAGGACGGAAGATACATATCTGCCCAGGGTAAGAAGGTGGTGGTCATTGGTggtggagacacaggcacagattGCATTGGTACGTCTGTTAGGCATGGTTGCAGCAGCATTGTAAATCTGGAGCTTCTCACCAAGCCACCAAGCAAGAGAGCTGCTGACAACCCCTGGCCCCAG TGGCCTAGAGTCTTCCGAGTGGACTACGGGCACCAGGAAGCATCTACCAAGTTTGGAAATGATCCAAGAACTTACGAAGTCTTAACCAAGCGTTTCATTGGTGATGAAAATGGAAAATTGAAGGCCCTTGAGGTGGTGCGCGTGAAGTGGGAGAAAGTAGATGGAAGATTCCAATTCAAGGAGATTGAAGGATCACAAGAGATCATCGAGGCAgaccttgtcctccttgccatggGATTCCTGGGCCCTGAAGAG AACATCGCTGACAAACTGGGTTTAGAGAAAGACAACCGTTCCAACTTCAAAGCTCAATTCGGACACTTTGGGACCAGTGTGGATGGCGTTTTTGCCGCTGGGGATTGCAGACGCGGGCAATCGCTGGTTGTTTGGGCCATCACCGAAGGGCGTGAAGCTGCTGCTGCAGTAGATAAGTACTTGTCAAGGGATGAACAAAATGTCGCAGGCCTTACATAG